GTCAGGGAGGCGGCGATGGCGACGCCGTTGAGGAAGTTGAGCCGCAGGATGAGCATGCCGAGCAGGGCGATGCACACGGTCGCGCCGGCGAAGACGACGGCCCTGCCGGTGGTCGCGACGGCGTTCTGCGCGGCTTCGGGGACGCTCAGGCCGCGTTTGAGGCCCTTGCGGTGCCGGGTCACGATGAACAGCGCGTAGTCGATGCCGACGCCGAGGCCGATGAGCATGCCGAGCATCGGTGCGAAGTCGGCGACGGTCATGACATGGCCGAGCAGGGCGATCCCGGCGTACGCGGTGCCGACGCTGACCAGGGCGGTCGCGATGGGCAGCACGCTGGCGGCGAGCGAGCCGAAGGCGAGGAAGAGCACGACGCCGGCGACGGCGACGCCCACGGCCTCGGCGATGTGGCCGCCCTTCGCCTCGGTGAGCGCGACGGCGGTGCCGCCGAGCTCGACCTGCACGCCGTCGCCCTCGGCCTTCTCGGCGGTGTCGACGAGGGCCTGGGCCTGCGCCTCGGGGATGTCGTCGACCTGCGCGCCGAAGGTCACCGTGGCGTACGCGGTGCGGCCGTCCTCGCTGATCTGCGCCTGGCCCGCGGGGCCGTCGTACGGGCCGGTGACGGAGGAGATGCCGGGCAACTCGGCGACCTCGTCGAGCATCGTGGTGACCCGCTGCTCGACGGCGGTGGCGCGGACCGAGCCCTTGTCGGTGTGCCAGACGATGGTGTCGCTGTCGCCGCCGGTGCCGGGGAAGCCCCGTTCGAGCAGGGCGGTGGCACGGCCGGACTCGGTGCCCGGGACCTCGTAGTCGTTCGAGTACGCGTTGCCGGCGACGGCTGCGGCGGCGGTGGCGCCGCCGAGGGCGACGAGCCAGAGCAGAACGGCGACGAGACGGTGCTTGATGCACCACCGGGCGATGGCGGCCAAAGGACGAGCTCCCTCGGGGTTCGTGGATGAGCCCACTGTCGCAGCCGAAAGTGATCCTTTGCCCGTTTCGTGTCGATCCTCACAATGGGCGCGAGGGTACGGAATCGCCCCATACCCCCGCGCCGGGCCGGGTCAGCCCGAGACGCTGGCGCGTCCGTTCTCGATGTGGCCCATCAGACGGCGGCGGAAGCCGTCGGCCGCGGTGACCTCGACGTCGTACCAGCCGTGCGCGTCGGCGGCGGAGTGGACGACCGTACGGCTCTTGCCGGGCTTGACCGTGACCGTGCGGGTCCAGTCCGCGAGGTCGGCCTCGTCGACGTAGCCGAGCGGCCGGACGGTGAAGGAGACCGGGACGGCGGAGGTGTTGCGCACGGTGATGTGCACGTCACGGTCCTCGTGGTCGAGGCGGGTGGTGACCTCGGCCCCGCCCGCGGCGGGCCCCTCGAACTCGCGGCGGAAGCCGTTGGGCCCGGTGATCGTGAAGCGGTACCGCTCACGCGTCAGGGGGACGGCCCATTGCGCCGTGCCCCTGACGTCGCGGTGCTGGGGGACGTCGAACTCGCCCGCGTACGGGTAGAGCGCGAGGGGCGCGCTCGCCCGGCCGCTGTTGCGGAGCTCGACGGTCATGGTGCCGTCGGCGATCGCGCCGTACGCGTCCGGCTGGTACGGCAGCGGGCGGGCCGGCCGGGTTCCCGGCTCCTGCACCGGCATCTTCTGCACCAGGGGCGGCTGGGGCCGCCAGCGGCCGGTGAACGGCGGGATCGGGCCGGGCTGCTCGACCTCGGGCTGCCGATGGCCGCGGCGGAAGTCGAAGGCGGACGTCAGGTCGCCGGTGACGCGGCGGCGCCACGGGGTGATGTTGGGCTCCCGGACGCCCGTCCAGGTCTCCAGGAAGCGGACGACGGAGGTGTGGTCGAAGACCTCCGAGCAGACGTAGCCGCCGACGGACCACGGGGAGACGACGAGCAGCGGGACACGGATGCCGAGGCCGGTGGGCAGGCCCTTGTACCGCTCGTCCTTGTCGTCGGCGGGCGGGACCGGCGGCGGGACGTGGTCGAAGAAGCCGTCGTTCTCGTCGTAGTTGATCAGCAGGACGGTGTGCCGCCAGACGTCCGGGTGCGAGCCGAGGGCGTCGAGCACCTTGTAGACGAGGCTCGCCGAGGCGATCGGCGAGGACGAGCCGGGGTGCTCGGAGTCGATCGCGGAGGGCACCAGGTACGAGACCTCGGGCAGCGTGCCGGCGGCGACGTCGGCACGGAAGGCGTCGGCGAGGGTGCCGGTCTCGACGCGGCGCAGCCCGCGCTCGAAGAGCGAGCGCTCGGCGTCCGTCAGCCCGGCGACGCCCTGCTCCAGGGCGTCCAGGAGCCGGGTCCGCTCGGCGGCGTCCGCGGTGTCGCGGACGGCGGCGTAGAAGGACTCCATGAAGGTGTGGCCGCCGGTGTGGGCGAGCGCCTTGCGGGCGATCTTCTTGAAGCTGGTGAAGAACTCGATGTTGTTGTCGGTGAAGTTCTCCCACTCCGTGTACGTCTTCCAGCTCCGCCCCGCGGCCTCCAGGCGCTCGGCGTAGGTGGGCCAGGCGTAGCCGGGGTGGGTGCCCTCGGCGTAGGCGGCGTTGGTGACGGCGCGGCTGCCGTCGGCCTCGAAGCCGGTCCAGCCGGACCACAGATGGTTCCGGTTGGGGCTGGTGGAGGTGTGGATGGAGGAGTGGTAGGCGTCGCAGACCGTGAAGGTGTCGGCCAGCTCGTGGTGCAGCGGGATGTCCTGGCGGTCGTAGTACGCCATGGTCGCGGCGGTCTTGGCGGTGACCCAGCCGTCCATCCAGCCGCCGTGCCAGGCCTTGGCGCCGCCGCCCCAGGAGTGGTCGAGGTCGCCGATGTACTGGAGGTCCTTCGCCTGCGTCTCGGCGGCGCCGCGGACCGGGAACGGCAGCACGGTCCGGCCGAGCGCGGCGGGCTGCTCGAAGACGGGCTTGCCGGAGGGGAGCTCGATCGCGTTGCGGTCGGAGAACCCCCGAACGCCGCGGAGGGTGCCGAAGTAGTGGTCGAAGGAGCGGTTCTCCTGCATGAGGATCACCACGTGCCTGACCGCGGACAGCCCGCCGGCCGGCGGCTCGGCGGCCATCGCGGCCTGCAGCGACGGCGGCAGCATCGATCCCGCCGCGGCGGCGCCGAGCGCGCCTCCGCCCAGCGCGAGCAGCCTTCTGCGCGAAATCTCCGGGGACAAGCCCGACCTCCCAGTCGACGGCCAATGGATCGCCTTCGAGCCATTGGGTGCGGTACGGCCGGGACGGTAGTGAGACCGGATGACCGAAAGTCGACCCGACGACGTCCTGGCAGTGAACGTCCGACGGGTCGCCCCGGGAGTCCGAGCGGAATCAGGGGCGCCAGTAGAGGGCCGGGTCGGGGTGGGGCGTGAAGCCGAGGGCACGGTAGAGGGGTTCGCCCTCCTCGGACGCGTACAGATCCGCCCGCGCGACGCCACGCTCGCGGAACCAGTCGAGCAGGCCGTGCATGATCGCCCGGCTGTGGCCGCGGCGGCGGAACGCCGGGTCGGTGACCACGCCGATCACGTGGCCGATGAGTCCGTTGCGCAGGTGCGGGCCGGGCAGCCGCTGCTCGACGGTGCCGATGCCGCAGGCGGCGAGCCCGCCGCCGTCGCCGTCCACCACGAGGATGCGCACGGCGTCCGACGCCATCTGCTCCTTCAGGACGGCGGCGAGTTCGCGCCGCCAGTCGTCGTCCCCCTCCGCCGGCGCGAAGAACTCGCCGCCCAGATCCTCGAACAACAGCGCCCGAAGCCGTACGAGCTCGGCGACGTCGCCCTGCGATGCCTTGCGCACACGTGACATGTAATGACCCTATGCGCCATGCAGCCATTACCGCAATGCTTCGTCCGCGCGGGCGTCGACGGGCCGCTGATCGCCGCTCCGAGAAAGGCCCGAGGGGCGGTACGGCCGTCTCGTCGACAGCCGTACCGCCCCTCGGTCCCGGAGCCCGGGTCAGCCCTCGCTGACGCCCAGCTTCTCCAGGATCAGGTCCTTCACGCGAGCCGCGTCGGCCTGGCCACGGGTGGCCTTCATGACCGCGCCGACCAGGGCGCCGACCGCGGCGACCTTGCCGCCGCGGATCTTGTCCGCGATGGCCGCGTTGCCCGCGATCGCCTCGTCGACGGCCGCGCCGAGCGCGCCCTCGTCGGAGACGACCTTCAGACCGCGCTTCTCGACGACCGCGTCCGGGTCGCCCTCACCCGCGAGCACGCCCTCGATGACCTGACGGGCCAGCTTGTCGGTGAGGTCGCCGGAGGCCACCAGCTCCGTCACCCGGGCGACCTGCGCCGGGGTGATCGCCAGCTCGTCCAGGGCCTTGCCCGACTCGTTGGCGGAACGGGCCAGTTCGCCCATCCACCACTTGCGGGCCTGGTCCGCGGGAGCACCCGCGTCCGTGGTCGCGACGATCAGGTCGACCGCGCCCGCGTTGAGGATCGACTGCATGTCGTGCTCGCTGACGCCCCACTCCTCGCGGAGCCGGTTGCGGCGCACGCGCGGCAGCTCGGGCAGGCTCTTCCGCAGCCCCTCGACCCACTCGCGGGAGGGGGCCACCGGCACCAGGTCCGGCTCCGGGAAGTAGCGGTAGTCCTCGGCGTTGTCCTTGATGCGGCCGGAGGTGGTGGAGCCGTCGTCCTCGTGGAAGTGACGGGTCTCCTGCACGATCGTGCCGCCGGAGGCGAGCACGGCCGCGTGGCGCTGGATCTCGTAGCGCGCCGCCCGCTCCACCGAACGGAGCGAGTTGACGTTCTTCGTCTCCGAGCGGGTGCCGAAGGTCGTGGTGCCGTTGGGGCGCAGCGACAGGTTCACGTCGCAGCGCATCTGGCCCTTGTCCATCCGCGCCTCGGAGACGCCCAGCGCGCGGATCAGCTCGCGCAGCTCGGCGACGTACGCCTTGGCGACCTCGGGGGCCCGCTCGCCGGCACCCTCGATCGGCTTGGTGACGATCTCGATCAGCGGGATGCCGGCCCGGTTGTAGTCGAGCAGCGAGTGCGAGGCGCCGTGGATGCGGCCGGTCGCGCCGCCGATGTGCGTCGACTTGCCGGTGTCCTCCTCCATGTGGGCGCGCTCGATCTCCACGCGGAAGATCTCGCCGTCCTCCAGCTGGACGTCCAGGTAGCCGTTGAAGGCGATCGGCTCGTCGTACTGCGAGGTCTGGAAGTTCTTCGGCATGTCCGGATAGAAGTAGTTCTTCCGGGCGAAGCGGCACCACTCGGCGATCTCGCAGTTGAGCGCGAGGCCGATCTTGACCGCCGACTCGACGCCGATCGCGTTGACGACCGGGAGCGAGCCGGGCAGACCGAGACAGGTCGGGCAGGTCTGCGAGTTGGCCTCGGCGCCCAGCTCGGTCGAGCAGCCGCAGAACATCTTGGTCTTGGTACCGAGTTCGACATGGACCTCGAGGCCCATGACGGGGTCGTACTCGGCGAGGGCCGCCTCGTACGACAGCAGTTCAGTGGTCACGGTGAGACTTTCCCTCTCAGCCCAGCAGGACGTCGTCGTCGCCCATGCGCTTCAGCTCGCGGTAGAGGATCGCGAGGCCGGTGACGATGGCGGCGGCGGACACGACGGCGTCGGCGAGCTTCAGCATGTCGTGCTCGTTGCGGGCCTTCTTGGCCTGCTTGTACACGGTGACGGCGCCGAAGGCGGTGGTGCCGATGGACAGGTACGTACCGGCCTTGGACTTCTTGAAGCCCTTGGCCTTGGCGAGTGTGGTGCTCACAGCGACGGTGCCTCCTCAAGCAGCGGGTGACCCCAGCGCTCGACGAAGGCGGCCTCGACTGCGGCACCCACCTTGTACAGGCGGTCGTCCTTCATCGCCGGGGCGATGATCTGCAGACCGACCGGCAGCCCGTCCTCCGGCGCGAGGCCGCAGGGCAGGGACATGGCCGCGTTGCCGGCCAGGTTGGTCGGGATGGTGCACAGGTCCGCGAGGTACATCGCCATCGGGTCGTCGGCGCGCTCGCCGATCGGGAAGGCGGTGGTGGGCGTCGTCGGGGAGACGATCACGTCCACCTGCTCGAATGCCTTCTCGAACTCCCGGGTGATCAGCGTGCGGACCTTCTGGGCCGAGCCGTAGTACGCGTCGTAGTAGCCGGAGCTGAGCGCGTAGGTACCGAGGATGATGCGGCGCTTGACCTCGTCGCCGAAGCCGGCCTCACGGGTGAGGGCGGTGACGTCCTCGGCCGAGCGGGTGCCGTCGTCGCCGACGCGCAGGCCGTAGCGCATGGCGTCGAAGCGGGCCAGGTTGGAGGAGCACTCCGACGGCGCGATCAGGTAGTACGCCGAGAGCGCGAGGTCGAAGGTCGGGCAGTCCAGCTCGACGATCTCGGCGCCCAGCTCCTTGAGGAGCTCCACCGACTCGTCGAAGCGCTGCACGACGCCGGCCTGGTAGCCCTCGCCGCGGAACTGCTTGACGACGCCGACGCGCATGCCGGCCACCGAGCCGTTGCGGGCGGCCTCGACGACCGGCGGGACCGGCGCGTCGATGGACGTCGAGTCGAGCGGGTCGTGGCCGGCGATGACCTCGTGCAGCAGCGCCGCGTCCAGGACCGTACGGGCGCACGGGCCGCCCTGGTCGAGGGAGGACGAGAAGGCCACCATGCCGTACCGGGAGACGCCGCCGTAGGTCGGCTTGACGCCGACGGTGCCGGTGACGGCGGCGGGCTGGCGGATCGAGCCGCCGGTGTCCGTGCCGATGGCGAGCGGGGCCTCGTACGAGGCGAGCGCGGCGGACGAACCGCCGCCGGAGCCGCCGGGGATCCGGGTCAGGTCCCAGGGGTTTCCGGTCGGGCCGTACGCGCTGTTCTCGGTGGAGGACCCCATGGCGAACTCGTCCATGTTGGTCTTGCCGAGGATGACGACGTCGGCCTCCTTCAGCTTGCGCGTCAGGGTGGCGTCGTACGGCGGGATCCAGCCCTCGAGGATCTTCGAACCCACGGTCGTGGGTACGCCCACGGTGGTGAAGATGTCCTTGAGCGCCAGCGGGACGCC
This sequence is a window from Streptomyces sp. HUAS YS2. Protein-coding genes within it:
- a CDS encoding phosphocholine-specific phospholipase C translates to MSPEISRRRLLALGGGALGAAAAGSMLPPSLQAAMAAEPPAGGLSAVRHVVILMQENRSFDHYFGTLRGVRGFSDRNAIELPSGKPVFEQPAALGRTVLPFPVRGAAETQAKDLQYIGDLDHSWGGGAKAWHGGWMDGWVTAKTAATMAYYDRQDIPLHHELADTFTVCDAYHSSIHTSTSPNRNHLWSGWTGFEADGSRAVTNAAYAEGTHPGYAWPTYAERLEAAGRSWKTYTEWENFTDNNIEFFTSFKKIARKALAHTGGHTFMESFYAAVRDTADAAERTRLLDALEQGVAGLTDAERSLFERGLRRVETGTLADAFRADVAAGTLPEVSYLVPSAIDSEHPGSSSPIASASLVYKVLDALGSHPDVWRHTVLLINYDENDGFFDHVPPPVPPADDKDERYKGLPTGLGIRVPLLVVSPWSVGGYVCSEVFDHTSVVRFLETWTGVREPNITPWRRRVTGDLTSAFDFRRGHRQPEVEQPGPIPPFTGRWRPQPPLVQKMPVQEPGTRPARPLPYQPDAYGAIADGTMTVELRNSGRASAPLALYPYAGEFDVPQHRDVRGTAQWAVPLTRERYRFTITGPNGFRREFEGPAAGGAEVTTRLDHEDRDVHITVRNTSAVPVSFTVRPLGYVDEADLADWTRTVTVKPGKSRTVVHSAADAHGWYDVEVTAADGFRRRLMGHIENGRASVSG
- a CDS encoding GNAT family N-acetyltransferase, encoding MSRVRKASQGDVAELVRLRALLFEDLGGEFFAPAEGDDDWRRELAAVLKEQMASDAVRILVVDGDGGGLAACGIGTVEQRLPGPHLRNGLIGHVIGVVTDPAFRRRGHSRAIMHGLLDWFRERGVARADLYASEEGEPLYRALGFTPHPDPALYWRP
- the gatB gene encoding Asp-tRNA(Asn)/Glu-tRNA(Gln) amidotransferase subunit GatB; its protein translation is MTTELLSYEAALAEYDPVMGLEVHVELGTKTKMFCGCSTELGAEANSQTCPTCLGLPGSLPVVNAIGVESAVKIGLALNCEIAEWCRFARKNYFYPDMPKNFQTSQYDEPIAFNGYLDVQLEDGEIFRVEIERAHMEEDTGKSTHIGGATGRIHGASHSLLDYNRAGIPLIEIVTKPIEGAGERAPEVAKAYVAELRELIRALGVSEARMDKGQMRCDVNLSLRPNGTTTFGTRSETKNVNSLRSVERAARYEIQRHAAVLASGGTIVQETRHFHEDDGSTTSGRIKDNAEDYRYFPEPDLVPVAPSREWVEGLRKSLPELPRVRRNRLREEWGVSEHDMQSILNAGAVDLIVATTDAGAPADQARKWWMGELARSANESGKALDELAITPAQVARVTELVASGDLTDKLARQVIEGVLAGEGDPDAVVEKRGLKVVSDEGALGAAVDEAIAGNAAIADKIRGGKVAAVGALVGAVMKATRGQADAARVKDLILEKLGVSEG
- the gatA gene encoding Asp-tRNA(Asn)/Glu-tRNA(Gln) amidotransferase subunit GatA — translated: MTDIIKLTAAEIASKIASGELTAVEVTEAHLARIDAVDEKVHAFLHVDREGALAQARAVDAKRAAGEKLGPLAGVPLALKDIFTTVGVPTTVGSKILEGWIPPYDATLTRKLKEADVVILGKTNMDEFAMGSSTENSAYGPTGNPWDLTRIPGGSGGGSSAALASYEAPLAIGTDTGGSIRQPAAVTGTVGVKPTYGGVSRYGMVAFSSSLDQGGPCARTVLDAALLHEVIAGHDPLDSTSIDAPVPPVVEAARNGSVAGMRVGVVKQFRGEGYQAGVVQRFDESVELLKELGAEIVELDCPTFDLALSAYYLIAPSECSSNLARFDAMRYGLRVGDDGTRSAEDVTALTREAGFGDEVKRRIILGTYALSSGYYDAYYGSAQKVRTLITREFEKAFEQVDVIVSPTTPTTAFPIGERADDPMAMYLADLCTIPTNLAGNAAMSLPCGLAPEDGLPVGLQIIAPAMKDDRLYKVGAAVEAAFVERWGHPLLEEAPSL